A single region of the Acidimicrobiales bacterium genome encodes:
- a CDS encoding ABC transporter permease, which translates to MTGEVRGRRLAQLLLLVTLLGLWQLAAALDVASDRLLTGPHEVGNALLLLLGRGYFYENLWATLRVIGLGMGIALAGGVGLALAIGMVPLVRDGVYPFVVALNILPKVALVPLITISMGYSYNSRIVVVVLAAFFPMFINTLVALREAQEPRDRLMRSLGATRRQRLRMHVLPEGAPVIFAGIKLSLTVAFISAILAEFLIQRDGLAYLITAFRIAMNTEMMYAVTVAVAGLGMVMYLAVDRLERWIVHWEPSDRPTEVGAHG; encoded by the coding sequence GTGACGGGGGAGGTGCGAGGGCGTCGTCTCGCCCAGCTCCTGCTGCTGGTGACGCTCCTCGGGCTCTGGCAGCTCGCCGCGGCGCTCGACGTCGCCAGCGACCGCCTCCTGACGGGCCCCCACGAGGTGGGCAACGCGCTCCTCCTGCTGCTGGGCCGCGGGTACTTCTACGAGAACCTCTGGGCCACGCTCCGGGTGATCGGCCTCGGCATGGGCATCGCCCTGGCCGGCGGCGTCGGCCTGGCCCTGGCCATCGGCATGGTGCCCCTCGTGCGCGACGGCGTCTACCCGTTCGTGGTGGCGCTCAACATCCTGCCCAAGGTCGCGCTGGTGCCGCTCATCACCATCAGCATGGGCTACAGCTACAACTCCCGCATCGTCGTCGTGGTCCTGGCGGCGTTCTTCCCGATGTTCATCAACACCCTGGTCGCGCTGCGGGAGGCCCAGGAACCGCGCGACCGCCTGATGAGATCGCTCGGTGCGACGCGGCGGCAGCGCCTCCGGATGCACGTCCTCCCCGAAGGGGCACCGGTGATCTTCGCCGGGATCAAGCTCAGCCTGACCGTCGCGTTCATATCGGCGATCCTGGCCGAGTTCCTCATCCAACGGGACGGGCTGGCCTACCTGATCACGGCGTTCCGGATCGCGATGAACACCGAGATGATGTACGCGGTCACGGTCGCCGTCGCCGGCCTCGGGATGGTCATGTACCTCGCGGTCGACCGCCTCGAACGGTGGATCGTCCACTGGGAGCCGTCCGATCGACCGACGGAGGTCGGCGCGCATGGCTGA
- a CDS encoding ABC transporter ATP-binding protein, with the protein MADPRSAAAGAADEGAVVLVGRELGKTFTDRSGSELVALSAVDFEVRRGELVTLVGPSGCGKSTLLNLVGGLLDRSGGTLAFEGSEIDRPRPEIGMMFQAPVLFPWRTALDNTLLPIDIRRQKRALHKARALDLLELVGLSSFADNYPNELSGGMQQRVALARLLLQDPELLLLDEPFGALDEFTREDMNLMLLDIWASTRKTAMLVTHNIQEAIFLADRVFVMSPRPGRLVEIISVDLPRPRTIAMMRAPEFQDMVFEVRKILGAL; encoded by the coding sequence ATGGCTGACCCCCGCAGCGCCGCGGCCGGTGCGGCCGACGAAGGCGCCGTCGTCCTGGTGGGCCGGGAGCTCGGCAAGACGTTCACCGACCGATCCGGCAGCGAGCTCGTGGCCCTCTCGGCCGTCGATTTCGAGGTCCGGCGGGGCGAGCTCGTCACGTTGGTCGGACCGAGCGGCTGCGGCAAGTCGACGCTGCTCAACCTCGTCGGCGGCCTCCTCGACCGCTCCGGCGGCACCCTGGCCTTCGAGGGCTCGGAGATCGACCGGCCCCGTCCGGAGATCGGGATGATGTTCCAGGCGCCGGTCCTCTTCCCCTGGCGGACGGCTCTCGACAACACCCTCCTGCCGATCGACATCCGCCGGCAGAAGCGGGCGTTGCACAAGGCGCGGGCACTCGACCTGCTCGAGCTGGTCGGGCTGAGCTCCTTCGCCGACAACTACCCGAACGAGCTGTCCGGCGGCATGCAGCAGCGTGTCGCCCTGGCCCGCCTCCTGCTGCAGGACCCCGAGCTCCTGCTGCTGGACGAACCGTTCGGCGCGCTCGACGAGTTCACCCGTGAGGACATGAACCTCATGCTCCTGGACATCTGGGCGTCAACCCGGAAGACCGCGATGCTGGTCACCCACAACATCCAGGAGGCCATCTTCCTGGCGGACCGGGTGTTCGTGATGAGCCCCCGGCCCGGCCGCCTCGTCGAGATCATCAGCGTCGACCTTCCCCGACCCCGGACGATCGCGATGATGCGGGCCCCGGAGTTCCAGGACATGGTCTTCGAGGTCAGGAAGATCCTGGGGGCGCTGTGA
- a CDS encoding ABC transporter permease, with product MIRRRAPLVITAALFAGTYLLWHQLTASGTVHEVVLPTPGSVGESITEVVQRDTFAEHLRVTATEVLTGFALGSISAILLALVCERSRSVRRLITPYVVALQALPKVVLLPLLYVWFGVGYRATTVMVVLVVFFPVYLNTLTGLSIADPDGTRLLRSLGATPRQRFRYHQVPSALPLIFTGLKTAVYFAVAAALAAELLGARYGLGFLIANAGNFLRIPDLYATVLIAGVFSGLVYLTFEVLDRKLIYWRPRDDRR from the coding sequence GTGATCCGTCGGCGTGCCCCACTGGTCATCACCGCCGCGCTGTTCGCCGGCACCTACCTCCTGTGGCACCAGCTCACGGCGTCCGGGACCGTGCACGAGGTCGTCCTCCCCACCCCGGGCTCCGTGGGCGAGAGCATCACGGAGGTCGTGCAGCGGGACACCTTCGCCGAGCACCTGCGGGTGACCGCGACCGAGGTGCTGACGGGCTTCGCGCTGGGATCGATCTCGGCGATCCTCCTCGCTCTCGTCTGTGAGCGCTCTCGCTCGGTGCGGCGCCTCATCACCCCCTACGTGGTGGCGCTCCAGGCGCTTCCCAAGGTCGTCCTCCTCCCGCTGCTGTACGTCTGGTTCGGCGTCGGCTACCGGGCGACGACGGTCATGGTCGTCCTCGTCGTGTTCTTCCCCGTCTACCTGAACACCCTGACCGGGCTCTCCATCGCCGATCCCGACGGCACCCGCCTGCTGAGGTCGCTGGGAGCGACGCCACGCCAGCGCTTCCGCTACCACCAGGTGCCGTCCGCCCTGCCCCTCATCTTCACGGGGCTCAAGACCGCCGTGTACTTCGCCGTCGCGGCCGCGCTCGCCGCCGAGCTCCTCGGAGCGCGCTACGGGCTCGGCTTCCTCATCGCCAACGCCGGCAACTTCCTGCGGATCCCCGACCTCTACGCGACGGTCCTGATCGCCGGGGTGTTCAGCGGGCTCGTCTACCTCACGTTCGAGGTGCTCGACCGAAAGCTCATCTACTGGCGGCCGCGCGACGACCGTCGGTAG
- a CDS encoding lipocalin family protein, with the protein MIRSRRRRGLLAFVFGSVVLTSAAAPGGGVAVAAAQTPQISFPQDEGPHGANTEWWYFTGHLKGIDIHGRPHSYGFEFTMFHQDVAFPDLGVYAGHMAVTDLTRGTFMFEEKITVQPDPVLPDGGIDISVDDWNMKGRNGTNRVTGAFTDASYSLNLNLNTSLPAALHGDGGVIPYGPLGESFYYSRPNLKASGVVMDHGVPVLVTGTSWFDHQWGDFLPNPAGWDWFSVQLTNGTQYMIYLIKDGDGQIVEKVGTLVRSNGSTQALDPSSLTETVLGTWTSPASGVTYSSGWRLTVPGGHLTIQPKLKDQELRVDVSPAGTYWEGASTVTGNVNGRPVSGQAYVELTPPGVFGG; encoded by the coding sequence ATGATCAGGTCACGAAGAAGAAGGGGACTGCTGGCGTTCGTCTTCGGCAGCGTCGTGCTCACGTCCGCAGCCGCGCCGGGCGGGGGTGTCGCCGTCGCTGCGGCGCAGACCCCGCAGATCTCCTTCCCCCAGGACGAGGGCCCGCACGGAGCGAACACCGAGTGGTGGTACTTCACGGGGCACCTCAAGGGCATCGACATCCACGGTCGCCCGCACTCGTACGGGTTCGAGTTCACGATGTTCCACCAGGACGTCGCCTTCCCGGACCTCGGTGTGTACGCCGGCCACATGGCGGTCACGGACCTCACCCGAGGCACGTTCATGTTCGAGGAGAAGATCACGGTGCAGCCCGACCCGGTCCTGCCCGACGGGGGGATCGACATCAGCGTCGACGACTGGAACATGAAGGGCCGCAACGGGACGAACCGGGTGACCGGCGCCTTCACCGACGCCAGCTACAGCCTGAACCTCAACCTCAACACGTCGCTGCCCGCCGCCCTGCACGGCGACGGCGGCGTCATCCCCTACGGTCCGCTCGGCGAGTCCTTCTACTACTCGCGCCCCAACCTGAAGGCCTCGGGAGTCGTGATGGACCACGGTGTGCCCGTCCTGGTCACCGGCACCTCGTGGTTCGACCACCAGTGGGGCGACTTCCTGCCGAACCCCGCCGGCTGGGACTGGTTCAGCGTGCAGCTCACCAACGGCACCCAGTACATGATCTACCTGATCAAGGACGGTGACGGTCAGATCGTCGAGAAGGTGGGCACCCTGGTGCGATCCAACGGGTCCACGCAGGCACTCGACCCGAGCTCGTTGACCGAGACCGTGCTCGGCACCTGGACGAGCCCGGCCAGCGGCGTCACCTACAGCAGCGGATGGCGGCTGACCGTGCCCGGAGGCCACCTGACGATCCAGCCCAAGCTCAAGGACCAGGAGCTACGGGTGGACGTCTCCCCGGCCGGCACCTATTGGGAAGGCGCCAGCACGGTCACCGGCAACGTCAACGGCCGGCCGGTGAGCGGGCAGGCCTACGTCGAGCTCACCCCACCGGGCGTGTTCGGAGGCTGA
- a CDS encoding AMP-binding protein — MTDDEEPMADRISYPAQLAALAAASPDRVAVTCGDEQVSRRRLDAASNRLAHDLRARGVGPGDMVTIGLPNSVAWFVAVAATWKLGAVPQPVSAQLPARELEAIVDLADSRVVLGAEPGTFGGRACLPVGYAPDPSVGDTALPDAVSPAWKAPTSGGSTGRPKVIVSGDPATLDPDAPSLVGFRPDGCLVMPGPLYHNGPLVWACDALLSGAHVVVLPRFDAEATLAAIEEHRADVVYLVPTMMKRIWRLPTDVRLGYDLSSLQVAWHLAEPCPPWLKEAWIDWLGPERIWELYAGAEGQAGTVITGNEWLEHRGSVGRPAEGTVQVTDADGHELPAGEEGEVWLRSVGRATPTYHYLGAEARARDGGWESLGDVGWVDADGYLYLGDRLTDMILSGGVNVYPAEVESALQEHPGVRSCAVVGLPDDDFGNAVHAIVEPEGDGDDLDIPELLAFLGERLVRYKVPRSVELVHEPLRNDAGKVRRTALRAERLPR, encoded by the coding sequence ATGACCGACGACGAGGAGCCCATGGCCGACCGCATCTCCTACCCCGCCCAGCTGGCTGCCCTCGCGGCGGCGAGCCCCGACCGCGTCGCGGTCACGTGCGGGGACGAGCAGGTGTCGCGCCGTCGGCTCGATGCCGCGTCCAACCGTCTCGCCCACGACCTCCGAGCCCGGGGCGTAGGCCCGGGCGACATGGTGACCATCGGGCTGCCGAACTCGGTCGCCTGGTTCGTGGCGGTGGCGGCGACGTGGAAGCTCGGCGCGGTCCCCCAGCCGGTCTCCGCCCAGCTGCCGGCGCGGGAGCTGGAGGCGATCGTCGACCTGGCCGACTCCCGGGTGGTCCTGGGCGCGGAGCCGGGGACGTTCGGCGGGCGGGCCTGCCTCCCGGTGGGCTACGCGCCCGACCCGTCCGTCGGCGACACCGCCCTGCCCGACGCCGTCTCGCCGGCCTGGAAGGCCCCCACCTCGGGTGGCTCCACCGGCCGCCCGAAGGTCATCGTCTCCGGGGACCCGGCCACGCTCGACCCGGATGCGCCGTCCCTCGTCGGCTTCCGCCCCGACGGTTGCCTGGTGATGCCTGGCCCGCTCTACCACAACGGTCCGCTCGTATGGGCGTGCGACGCGCTGCTCTCCGGAGCCCACGTGGTGGTCCTGCCGCGCTTCGACGCCGAGGCGACGCTCGCGGCCATCGAGGAGCACCGCGCCGACGTCGTCTACCTCGTGCCCACGATGATGAAGCGGATCTGGCGGCTGCCCACCGACGTGCGCCTGGGCTACGACCTCTCGTCGCTGCAGGTCGCGTGGCACCTCGCCGAACCGTGCCCGCCGTGGCTCAAGGAAGCCTGGATCGACTGGCTGGGGCCGGAGCGCATCTGGGAGCTCTACGCCGGCGCCGAAGGGCAGGCCGGCACGGTCATCACCGGGAACGAGTGGCTGGAGCACCGGGGGTCGGTGGGCCGGCCCGCCGAGGGCACGGTGCAGGTCACCGACGCCGACGGCCACGAGCTGCCCGCCGGAGAGGAGGGCGAGGTGTGGCTCCGATCCGTCGGACGGGCCACGCCCACCTACCACTACCTCGGCGCAGAGGCCCGCGCCCGGGACGGCGGCTGGGAGTCGCTGGGCGACGTCGGGTGGGTCGACGCCGACGGCTACCTCTACCTGGGGGATCGCCTCACCGACATGATCCTGTCGGGCGGCGTCAACGTCTACCCCGCCGAGGTCGAGTCCGCCCTGCAGGAGCACCCCGGTGTCCGCTCGTGCGCGGTCGTCGGCCTGCCCGACGACGACTTCGGCAACGCCGTGCACGCCATCGTCGAGCCCGAGGGCGATGGCGACGACCTCGACATCCCGGAGCTGCTCGCCTTCCTCGGCGAGCGACTCGTCCGCTACAAGGTTCCCCGTTCCGTGGAGCTCGTCCACGAACCCCTCCGCAACGACGCCGGCAAGGTCCGCCGCACCGCCCTGCGTGCCGAGCGGCTCCCGCGCTGA